A single region of the Anopheles funestus chromosome X, idAnoFuneDA-416_04, whole genome shotgun sequence genome encodes:
- the LOC125774913 gene encoding uncharacterized protein LOC125774913: MGGGVENVINTDDINIATNITNTDDINIATNITNDSNINIEDDDPLESADDFWRDAYSFLNQFQSLKEALKYLAIVGHLSRNFLNLLLAILRKFGHPELPKDARTLLKIPKVSNEIQNFTTGRLWYPGIKVALKNHFKDTIPEVNNFSLQISIDGLPLFRSSLTEFWPILFKIDELPVSPVMVAGIYSGQSKPNNLEQFLRPLVDELNSLHSTGMQFGDKNVTVCVKAFITDSPARAMIKSVLGYQGRHGCTKCTIVGERVEALRKVIFNYEAAPPRTDASFRARDDREHHKPNRSPLEEVNGLDMIKCFPVADRCHLIDLGGTRKFLVGLEDHKMASFDRWTNDQKENISHFLIKTKLPSEIHSPFRALKTLQYWKATEFRSFAHYVSPVVYNDFMHPAGFKHYLLYFCSITIYSSSTYQHLFTLAHRMLHKFVLEFPTFYGRTHMTSNIHNLLHVHDDVEALGELDNFSAYDFENFLQFLKRCVKKGSKCLEQVAGRSKLFASINVAVSPSRKVYPCVTTDGCGLHVTASFVLKPVFNDQWILTRENNIVKFLRAELTQQNTFIIHGIQYNNKVDYFDVNTIDDVAPIQLKSSEINIYKLNSYTPSRVVRLTMQSIKCKLVAVNLPPRPLVNFNVDEFLDQTPPSVLFIPLLHTFLIN; encoded by the coding sequence ATGGGTGGTGGTgtagaaaatgtaattaaCACTGATGATATTAACATAGCTACTAACATCACTAACACTGATGATATTAACATAGCTACTAACATCACTAACGATTCGAATATTAATATTGAAGACGATGATCCACTTGAATCTGCTGATGATTTTTGGAGGGATGCTTATAGCTTTCTCAATCAGTTTCAATCGTTGAAAGaagctttgaaatatttagcgATTGTAGGCCACCTTTCCCgtaattttctaaatttgctGCTGGCAATATTAAGAAAATTCGGTCACCCTGAACTTCCCAAAGATGCACGTACCCTACTAAAAATTCCAAAAGTAAGCAacgaaattcaaaattttacaacagGACGATTATGGTATCCAGGAATTAAGGTTGCtcttaaaaatcattttaaagatACCATTCCGGAAGTTAATAATTTCAGCCTTCAAATTTCTATTGATGGTCTCCCTCTCTTCAGAAGTAGCCTCACCGAGTTTTGGCCAATTCTTTTCAAAATAGATGAACTACCCGTTAGCCCGGTAATGGTTGCGGGTATATATAGCGGCCAAAGCAAACCGAACAATTTGGAACAGTTTCTTCGGCCACTCGTGGACGAATTAAACTCGTTGCATTCAACAGGGATGCAGTTTGGTGATAAGAACGTTACTGTTTGTGTAAAGGCTTTCATCACCGATTCGCCAGCACGGGCAATGATCAAGTCGGTTTTAGGATACCAGGGTAGGCACGGATGCACGAAGTGCACCATTGTTGGAGAGCGTGTAGAGGCACTTCGTAaggtaatttttaattatgaaGCTGCACCGCCTCGAACAGATGCTAGTTTTCGTGCAAGAGACGACAGAGAGCATCATAAGCCAAACCGTTCTCCCTTGGAAGAAGTGAACGGTTTGGAtatgataaaatgttttccgGTTGCTGATCGGTGCCACCTTATTGATTTGGGCGGCACTCGTAAATTTTTAGTTGGCCTTGAAGATCATAAAATGGCATCTTTTGATCGGTGGACTAAtgatcaaaaagaaaatatttctcactttttaataaaaaccaaacttccTTCTGAAATACATAGTCCATTTCGAGCCCTTAAAACTCTACAATATTGGAAAGCAACCGAATTTAGATCTTTTGCTCATTACGTTAGCCCTGTAGTATACAATGATTTCATGCACCCTGCCGGatttaagcattatttactttatttttgtagTATAACTATTTATTCATCTTCGACATATCAACATCTGTTTACTCTTGCACACAGAATGCTTCACAAATTTGTTTTAGAGTTCCCTACTTTTTATGGTCGCACCCATATGACTAGTAACATTCACAATCTTCTCCACGTGCATGACGACGTTGAGGCGCTTGGTGAATTAGATAATTTCTCGGCATACgattttgaaaactttttacAATTCCTTAAACGGTGTGTTAAAAAAGGCTCCAAATGTTTAGAACAAGTAGCTGGTAGATCAAAATTATTTGCTTCCATTAATGTAGCTGTTAGTCCAAGTAGAAAAGTATATCCTTGTGTAACTACGGATGGTTGTGGGTTGCATGTAACagctagttttgttttaaagccGGTTTTTAATGATCAATGGATACTAACAAGAGAAAATAATATAGTGAAATTTTTAAGAGCCGAACTAACCCAGCAAAATACTTTCATCATCCATGGTATTCAGTACAATAATAAAGTAGATTATTTCGATGTAAATACAATAGACGATGTTGCTCCTATACAATTAAAATCTAGCGAAATTAACATTT